The DNA window CAtcatattccctgcagcagcctgTAACCCGCAGCAtcatattccctgcagcagcctgTAACCCGCAGCAtcatattccctgcagcagcctgTAACCCGCAGCATCATATTCCCTGCAGCAGACTGTAACCCGCAGCAtcatattccctgcagcagcctgTAACCCGCAGCAtcatattccctgcagcagcctgTAACCCGCAGCAtcatattccctgcagcagcctgTAACCCGCAGCATCATATTCCCTGCAGCAGACTGTAACCCGCAGCAtcatattccctgcagcagcctgTAACCCGCAGCAtcatattccctgcagcagcctgTAACCCGCAGCAtcatattccctgcagcagcctgTAACCCGCAGCAtcatattccctgcagcagcctgTAACCCGCAGCAtcatattccctgcagcagcctgTAACCCGCAGCATCATATTCCCTGCAGCAGACTGTAACCCGCAGCAtcatattccctgcagcagcctgTAACCCGCAGCATCATATTCCATGCAGCTGCCTGTAACCCGCAGCAtcatattccctgcagcagcctgTAACCCGCAGCAtcatattccctgcagcagcctgTAACCCGCAGCAtcatattccctgcagcagcctgtaccccacatcaTATTCCTGAGATGGCGAACGTATGGCACCTGTGTGGTCtcccggatcgctcactaacggagaATCCAAtacaggattccccattgatgagcgatggctgccttcagttgtatgtgcaaatgcacatacagctgaaagctgtcagtgtaggctgcagATCGTGTgaccgcagcctacactgactgcagagttagACCTCTGCCCCGATGCAGGCGCGTTGATGTGAGTCATCAGTGCCTGTAGTCAAAAGGAGGTGGatgcggcggctcttcatgggtaagtataagagtGTGTGAGAGTCATatctaaggagcatataatattgtgggggatactgtggagcatataatactgtggggggtactgaggagcatataatattgtgtgtgggggccactgtggagcatataataccgtggggggtactgaggagcatataatactgtgtgggggccactgtagagcatataatgtgggggttactgaggagcatataatactgtggggggtactgaggagcatataatactgtggggggtactgaggagcatataatattgtgtgtgggggccactgtggagcatataatactgtggggggtactgaggagcatataatattgtggggggtactgaggagcatataatattgtgtgtgggggccactgtggagcatataatactgtggggggtactgaggagcatataatattgtgtgtgggggtcactgtggagcatataatactgtggggggtactgaggagcatataatactgtggggggtactgaggagcatataatactgtgtgtgggggccactgtggagcatataatactgtggggggtactgaggagcatataatactgtgtgtgggggccactgtggagcatataatactgtggggggtactgaggagcatataatactgtgtgtgggggccactgtggagcatataatactgtgggggggtactgaggagcatataatactgtgtgtgtgggccactgtggagcatataatactgtggggggtactgaggagcatataatattgtgtgtgggggccactgtggagcatataatactgtggggggtactgaggagcatataatactgtgtgggggccactgtggatcatataatactgtggggaccactgtggagcatataatactgtgtgggggggccactgtggagcatataatactgtggggggtactgaggagcatataatattgtgtgtgggggccactgtggagcatataatactgtggggggtactgaggagcatataatattgtgtgtgggggccactgtggagcatataatactgggggggatactgaggagcatataatactgtggggggtactgaggagcatataatattgtgtgtgggggccactgtggagcatataatactgggggggatactgaggagcatataatactgtgtggggggccactgtggagcatataatactgtgtgtgggccactgtggagcatataatactgtggggggtactgaggagcatataatactgtggggggggggcactgtggagcatataatactgtgggggggcactgtggagcatataatactgtggggggcactgtggagcatataatactgtggggggtactgaggagcatataatactgtgtgggagccactgtggagcatataatactgtggggggtactgaggagcatataatattgtgtgtgggggccactgtggagcatataatactgtctggggtcccttcactatttatatcacacagtatatggtttatagcagacataatattagtacaggctgtaataacattacacggtcactataacACAGATCtgtgaaggacgttcctgacataatacccttctgacggtgaagagctacgtaccagtaccgatagctcttcacccggggcacagatcatgaaattcagcgcactgtcagctttccagtggtTTATAAAACCGCCTgcgccccaactgatgaaaggtcctctttaaagataacAACCTTTTATATCAATAAAAAAacagggcctggatgcctttctcaaaCACAACAATacaatgtctaccaataagtatttggacaccggtgGTCCGAGCGGCTCGagaggcaattacagcctcaaccctccggggctttccacaagtccttggatgacggctagtggtattttattccattcagcttggagaagacaggtaagctctttcaccgattttggacagctgctgaaccccttagttcggcgatccaactcgtcccagaggtgctcgatagggttcaagtctggacaGGGTAACCTGATTgttactgtaccaagccatggtagacctcgctacatgacagctggaagtgacattggtccgacccatagaaccaccataatgtaggaagtgcactgttatctaaaatagtgcaataggcgtcgatGCTGAGTTTACCatgtactgggaccaagggtccctaccaggagaaacccccccccccagaccataactccacctccgcagaactttagtgggtgtccaaatacttattggtagacagtatataacagttatggactctagatttaaggacacgttgatccaggggatttatactgactgccagatttggagtcgggaagaaatttttttccctgaaatggggcaattggccggagcctcatgggggttttttgccttcccctggatcaacactgaaggggattgtagggttataggttgtacttgatggactgaggtctttatccaacctcatctactatgtaactatgtaaataaGAGTAACGTGATCCTGTATAACGTGATCGGGTGTAACATGGTTCTGGTACAGACCTCACACTGGCACAGATTCTTACATTTATTTACTCTACCGAAAATACAGATAATTAGTGTTTTTGCCCCCCCCCTAGAAGTCAGGATTTGGGATCATCCCCCAAACCCTACACCCCACCAAAGTCTCCATGAGGGGTCGCTGTCCTCTGTCGTGGCCCAGAATCTACAAGAAAATGAGAAAATAGTAAATTAGTCTGATGTAAAAGTCACATACAGATCCATGCTGTAAGGAAAGGGGGCCGGGTAGTGacacatgggggaggggggatagtgACACATAGGGCGGGGGGGTAGTGACACATGGGGGGGTAGTGACACATGGGGGGGTAGTGACACATGGGGGGGGTAGTGACACATGGGGGGGTAGTGACATATAGGGCGGGGGGGTAGTGACACATGGGGGGGTAGTGACATATAGGGCGGGGGGGTAGTGACACATGGGGGGGTAGTGacacatgggggaggggggatagtgACACATAGGGCGGGGGGGTAGTGACACATGGGGGGGTAGTGACACATGGGGGGGGTAGTGACACATGGGGGGGGTAGTGACACATGGGGGGGTAGTGACATATAGGGCGGGGGGGGTAGTGACACATGGGGGGGTAGTGACATATAGGGCGGGGGGGGTAGTGACACATGGGGGGGTAGTGACACATAGGGCGGGGGGGTAGTGACACATGGGGCGGGGGATAGTGACACATGGGGTTTAAGACTTTAGCAACAAGTGAGCTCATCCCATATTTGGAGTCACTACTTCGTTATGTCACACTGTGTGACTGATGACATCATTGCTGTTGCCTTTTTGGCCccgcctccacctattattacatGAGGGGTGGCATATTTGACTATTTACTAGAGGATTGTGGGAAGTCGCTGCACAAAATGCTCTCCTATAGTGAGGGGCCACGACTCCCGTCCCCTCGGCTCTTACcctctgtagtttcaggcctctCTTCTTCAGCTTCCACTTCCTCTGTATCAAATATGTCTTCTTCCTCATCCCCCTGAGACACTACAAAGTACAGACCAGGAACATGTGACCCCGGGAGGAAAAAACACCAAAATCACTGAATCACAAGCATATACTATGCaactgtgtgatattacatgggctgtgcctgtattacatgtgtcatATTACACTGAACTgtttgtattacatgtgtgatattacatggggagtgtctgtattacatggggagtgtctgtattatgtgtgtgatattatatgagtgtttctgtattacatgtgtcatATTACATGGGAACTgtttgtattacatgtgtgatattacatgggagtgtctgtattacatgtgtgatattacatggggagtgtctgtattacatgtgtgatattacatggggagtgtctgtattacatggggagtgtctgtattacatgtgtgatattatatgagtgtttctgtattacatgtgtcatATTACACGGGAACTgtttgtattacatgtgtgatattacatggggagtgtctgtattacatgtgtgatattacatggggagtgtctgtattacatgtgtgatattacatgtggagtatctgtattacatgtgtgatattacatggggagtgtctgtattacatgtgtgatattacatggggagtgtctgtattacatggggagtgtctgtattacatgtgtgatattatatgagtgtttctgtattacatgtgtcatATTACATGGGAACTGTTTGTATTACATGTGTCATATTACAtggggagtgtctgtattacatgtgtgatattacatggggagtgtctgtattacatgtgtgatattacatggggagtgtctgtattacatgtgtcatattacatggggagtgtctgtattacatgtgtgatattacatggggagtgtctgtattacatgtgtgatattacatggggagtgtctgtattacatgtgtgatattacatgggctgtgtctgtattacctgtgtgatattacatggggagtgtctgtattacatgtgtgatattacatgggctgtgtctgtattacctgtgtgatattacatggggagtgtctgtattacctgtgtgatattacatggggagtgtctgtattacatgtgtgatgttACATGGGGAGTGTCTATTACATGGGAAGTGTCTGTATTATGTGTGTGATATTATATGAGTgtttctgtattacatgtgtcatATTACATGGGAACTgtttgtattacatgtgtgatattacatggggagtgtctgtattacatggggagtgtctgtattacatggggagtgtctgtattacatatgtgatattatatgagTGTTTCTGTATTACATGGGAACTGTTTTTATTACATGTATCACATTACACCGGTAGCGTCACCTCAGAGTAGAATTATTCGGCCTCCTCTGGGCTCAGGCTTGGGTCCTGATCCTCTTCGGGCCACTTCCGGCCTTCTGAATAACATCAGCAGTGATTGGGCCTCGGCATTCATGTTGTTTACATGATGTATAGATACAAGTGTCAGGATGCCAGTGTGACCCACATGACCACCTCAGCCCAATCAGAAacctcagcagtccctgacatcATTCTGGCAGTTGGAAGAGGTCTGAAGAGGACAGggagccatgctgaagctcaggggaggtgagtaccactgcttgtcatgtttactcacctctcctaggcctccaataattatactctggggcctgaagttCCGGTTTGGTCAAAATGAATGTTGCCCCCTGGCAACCTCAGTGCCCGGGAAAACCTTATTATAATCCCTCCCTGATTACATGTGATATTCCCTGGAGATCTCTGGAGAGGGTCAGTGATATCCAGTCTATATCCCAGCACAGGTAGGTTCTACCTACCTATAATAAATGGTGTTATTGGTGCAGATAATCGTTTAATACCCGGGGTCGGGACCTACCCCTCACCTGCGTGAAAATCGATGGTCCTCAGCATATCAGACACATTATCTACGTTAACACAAAAATGATCCATGTTTTCGTAGCCGGGGTCTGGGCGGTCTATTGTGGAAACCTTGGACATGTCTGTGATCCTGgggaaaaaatagagatgagtatAGACTACATACCGACATATATGTGATGGGTGGATGGCGAGACACTACAATTCTAGATAAACATGGCGAGACACCACTTGGCGGGACAGAACATGGTAGGACACAACAGGACGAGACACAACCTGGTGACACACAACATAGCGAGATACAATATGGCGGGACACAACCTGGCAGGATGCAACATGGCGAGACACAAAATGGCGAGAATCAACATGGCGAGACACAACACTGTGAGACATAACCTGGTGGGACACCACATGGTGAAAACCAACATGGCGAGACACAACAATGTGAGGCATAACATGGCAGGACACAGCATAGTGAGACATGAAGAAGATATGATGAAATATAAAAGATCAGAAGAAAAGACTGAAGATCAAGGAAGAATGTGGTGGGACAAGGCTGGACATGATGGAGACAGTAGGCAGGACATGATGAAATATGGAAGAAGATGGGGCGGCAGCACATGAGATGTGACGTCATAGGAAATGTCTCCATTTTTGTCAGGGTTTCTGGCCCTCATACTCACTTCTTGATCAGCTCCTTTGCGTGCTGTAAGAAGAGAGAAGACACATGAGATCCTGACCCTGCGGCGGGATTAGTCACTGACCGGAGTCATATCTATGGACGCGTCTCCACCACATGGCAGTCTCTCACCTGCAGGAATTGCGCCATCTGTGGTTCATCCATAGACTGTATTGATGACTCTACTAGTTTAGAGGTGACCTCCAGGTGGTCTCCATGTTGGCGGATCAGGCCCCGCACGTACtgcagcttctcctcctgctcgcGGGTGATCATCTGCAGCAGctccttcttcctctcctccAAGATGTTATACAAGGAGTCAAAGCGCTGGCTGAGGTGCTGCTTCTGTCTGCGGCTGTTGTCCTGTgtcacatgggataggattagacACAGCTCAGTGGctccacatatatactgtatatactcacacacacatatactgtatatatacaggactccTGCATTACCACTCTAGAATCGGTGAGGGTTTCGAGCACTTACTTCGATACTTTTACAGATTTCCTCCATCTGGGTGATGATCGCTTGGATTCGGTCATTACCGGCCACCAACATGGCGATGCCGTCACTGAGGTCACTCTGCGGAGACACTGAGGTCACTAACAGTCTCTTCTGGTAACAAGTAACATGGTTCATATGGGGGTACAGAGGGCGTATGGGGGTACATGGTTCATATGGGGGTACACAGGGCGTATGGGGGGACCATGGTTCATATGGGGGTACATGGTTCATGTGGGGGTACACAGGGCGTATGGGGATACATGGTTCATGTGGGGGTACACAGGGCGTATGGGGATACATGGTTCATGTGGGGGTACACCCCAACATGATTGGGTCAAATATGGGGTTGTGACCACAGACCACTAGTGCACACTCTGACAACTGACTGCCCAGACTGGAGATGATTTTTACCACATTTAGGAGACTAAATGGAAAAAAGTTTCCCCGGGTGATCTACTGACGGGTGGTGGAATCTGGTAACACAAGTCACTGATCTCCAGGACCTGACCCTGACCGCTGAGACCCAGCGTTCAAGACATAGACGATCATAGACTCAGGGCGGAGGGGGGGTAACTGGAGACCACTGGTCCTTGTGGTCGGTGACGGGCTCACATACCTTCTGTCTCTTGTAGATGCTGGAGAGCGGGGCCACCTCACAGTCCTTGTGGGCTCCGAACACCTTACACATGGAGCAGGTCGGGGTCTCGCATGTCAGGCAGTAGATATTGATCTTCTCGTCCTCGTGCTCCTCACACATCAACTGCTGCTCAGTTTTGGTGTTTAGAGGCCTGAAAGGGGATCAGACTGACAGATTCAGTCTAACAGATGGGAATATCAAGGGCCACACGGTAATATTAGGGGCCACATGGAAACTCAGACAGAGGACTCCCACAAACGGCAAAAACTCCAATATGGAAATCCTCAACCATCCTGAAGTCATGGCTAAGGACtgcggccaccactagggggagctcactacacagatatatacagccGGAGCGGTCACGAGTGACACCTACCTGGAGGACTCCTGCTTGTAGATATCTATGATATTTTCCACCAGCAGATTCCTTTGTAGCCCGTACACCCCATGTCTGTCTAGAACAACCTCGTGTCGACATGAAGGGCAGCGGAAACGTCCTCCGGAGGATACGGTGCTGGATCCGCGGGACTGCCAGAGGGGATTTGAGGCCTACGGGAAAAAAAATGAAGGCTAATATCAAGAGCAATGTCAGGAATGAGAATGGATCATTTCTGGCCATTACTGGAAGCTCGAGGATGCTGACATCATGGCGGACAATAGTACATTAACCCTTCTCTGGCAGTACATTCCCCACCTCCTGAGTAACATCTTTGTTGTCCTCTGCAGCAATGTTCTGTATATCTGCTGGTCACAGATGTCCTCATGGTGTGGTGACACCTTCATCTGACCTAGGACTGGTTGGGTCTTCTTGTGCCACGTTCTGCTGAACATAATGGGAAACTAAAGGTGGTCTGatatacagccctgtacactgtgaggactactactactcctctccACCCCATACACTGTGaggactcctcctcctctccacccTCCATGATACGGTCTAAGCTGTaagtctggggtgtcccctgatattcgctccccctccttatacattcccttcctgccgccgccagttgtgttctaatgatttggcgatttggggttttttgtcctCACATTACTAGACGTTATATTttcttatgtttctggtgacgcggccatataagggcttggtgtttgcgggatgagatgtattttgtaatgacaccatgtttgggcgcctgtaacttattgaatacatttattaactctttcttggtcgaataaaaataatattcaaTTCTGGCATGGAGTTTtactttttcaaaattttttgccatgcagcgtacggtataagtaacatgtgacctttattctgcaggtcggtacagttacgtcgtgtagtgtacagtataagtaacatgtgaccattattctgcgggtcggtacagttacggcgtgcagtgtacagtataagtaacatgtgaccattattctgcgggtcggtacggttacggcgtgcagtgtacggtataagtaacatgtgacctttattctgcgggtcggtacagttacgtcgtgtagtgtacagtataagtaacatgtgaccattattctgcgggtcggtacagttacggcgtgcagtgtacagtataagtaacatgtgaccattattctgcgggtcggtacggttacggcatgcagtgtacagtataagtaacatgtgacctttattctgcgggtcggtacagttacgtcgtgtagtgtacagtataagtaacatgtgaccattattctgcgggtcggtacagttacggcgtgcagtgtacagtataagtaacatgtgaccattattctgcgggtcggtacggttacggcgtgcagtgtacagtataagtaacatgtgacctttattctgcgggtcggtacggttacatcgtgcagtgtacagtataagtaacatgtgacctttattctgcgggtcggtacggttacggcgtgcagtgtacagtataagtaacatgttacctttattctgcgggtcggtacggttacagcatgcagtgtacagtataagtaacatgtgacctttattctgcgggtcggtacggttacggcgtgcagtgtacagtataagtaacatgtgacctttattctgcaggtcggtacggttacggcgtgcagcgtacggtataagtaacatgtgaccattattctgcaggtcggtacagttacggcgtgcagtgtacagtataagtaacatgtggcctttattctgcaggtcggtacggttacgtcgtgtagtgtacagtataagtaacatgtgacctttattctgcgggtcggtacggttacggcgtgcagtgtacagtataagtaacatgtgacctttattctgcgggtcggtacggttacattgtgcagtgtacagtataagtaacatgtgtcctttattctgcgggtcggtacggttacggcgtgcagtgtacagtataagtaacatgtgaccattattctgcgggtcggtacggttacggcgtgcagtgtacagtataagtaacatgtgacctttattctgcgggtcggtacggttacatcgtgcactgtacagtataagtaacatgtgtcctttattctgcgggtcggtacggttacggcatgcagtgtacagtgtaagtaacatgtgtcctttattctgcgggtcggtacggttacagtgtgcagcgtacagtataagtaacatgtggcctttattctgcgggtcggtacggttacggcgtgcagtgtacagtataagtaacatgtggcctttattctgtgggtcggtacggttacggcgtgcagtgtatagtataagtaacatgtgacctttattctgcgggtcggtacggttacggcatgcagtgtacagtataagtgacatgtgacctttattctgcgggtcggtacggttacggcatgcagtgtacagtataagtaacatgtgacctttattctgtgggtcggtacggttacggtgattcctcatttatattattttttatgcgatactaattttgcagaacaaacaCATTtgtggacataaatcagtgatttttgcatcttcTGAGATGTGCAGCGTTTCTATTTTCCAATTTTCAGAgttagttgagggcttattttttatgggacaacctgtgctttttgtTGGTACTGTGTTGGGTACATGGGACTTTTCAATCCCTTTTCTTAGCATTTTCtgttgttaaagggagcaccccctagtgggctAGGGGGTGAGGtgctgtcttcctatttacatcatgaaagacagatttgcatattcttcccatgagtgGAGTGCATAtgacttaaccctttcccgacatcctccatactagtacggcgcatgccgggtgtgtaactatggcaaccgcccgggagcggggcagccgccatagccgctgggtttCTACttctttacgcagtagacaaccggtgcTAATGTCTCCAATCCGTCCCCGAACCGATCCGTCCCGATCCAaatagattgaaacagctgtcctcggcggagagactgtacttggtaaaatcccacatcattgcagcaaaggcctctgggaaggtcaggcatgatggtaaagggagcgccccctagtgggctgcatgactgaggcactgtcttcctatttacatcatggaagacagatttgcatattcttcccaatcaTTCTTTCCAGTGTTTTTTCCCCCGACTTTCACAGTGCAGGTTAAATAAAATCTCAGTTTTATTGCGTTGGGTTGTTACAGACGCAGCCATaccaaataccgtatatactcgagtataagccgaatttttcagcaca is part of the Leptodactylus fuscus isolate aLepFus1 chromosome 3, aLepFus1.hap2, whole genome shotgun sequence genome and encodes:
- the TRIM54 gene encoding tripartite motif-containing protein 54, with the protein product MNFAVGFKSLGGDTQTMDNLEKQLICPICLEMFTKPVVILPCQHNLCRKCANDIFQASNPLWQSRGSSTVSSGGRFRCPSCRHEVVLDRHGVYGLQRNLLVENIIDIYKQESSRPLNTKTEQQLMCEEHEDEKINIYCLTCETPTCSMCKVFGAHKDCEVAPLSSIYKRQKSDLSDGIAMLVAGNDRIQAIITQMEEICKSIEDNSRRQKQHLSQRFDSLYNILEERKKELLQMITREQEEKLQYVRGLIRQHGDHLEVTSKLVESSIQSMDEPQMAQFLQHAKELIKKITDMSKVSTIDRPDPGYENMDHFCVNVDNVSDMLRTIDFHAVSQGDEEEDIFDTEEVEAEEERPETTEDSGPRQRTATPHGDFGGV